From the genome of Halomonas sp. I5-271120, one region includes:
- a CDS encoding TRAP transporter substrate-binding protein codes for MTTTTMTRVTSLIGATLLGLTTLQASAAPEMPPIPAVQGDVVQADGDFKLKFSIGTTQSGAQYRGLEYFEKIVEQRSDGHIQVELFPGAQLGDDLQAVSALQSGTLEMTAPSTSPLVSMFPKFALFDLPFLFPTPDVADQVLDGEIGQQMLDEASTNGLVAIGWAENGYRQLTNSRHEVTAPEDLEGLKIRTMQNPIHLDIWRTLGANPTPMSFAELFTALEQGVVDGQENPWITIQSSRFNEVQDYATETNHVYTPFITLVSERFWSRLPADYQQLLRDAAKQMGEYERHVGRSMNDQIKQDLADSGMEITELSPEQVKAFQEKVAPVYDNWRDQIGGELIDQVRAASQ; via the coding sequence ATGACAACAACCACAATGACGCGTGTGACCTCTCTGATCGGTGCCACACTGCTGGGCTTGACCACCCTGCAGGCCAGTGCCGCACCTGAAATGCCGCCGATCCCCGCCGTCCAAGGCGACGTCGTCCAGGCCGATGGTGATTTCAAGCTCAAGTTCAGTATTGGCACCACCCAGTCCGGTGCCCAGTACCGCGGCCTGGAGTACTTCGAAAAGATCGTCGAACAGCGTAGCGATGGCCACATCCAGGTCGAACTGTTTCCCGGCGCTCAGCTGGGTGATGACCTGCAGGCGGTGAGCGCATTGCAGTCCGGCACCCTGGAGATGACCGCGCCATCGACCTCGCCGCTGGTCAGCATGTTCCCGAAGTTCGCTCTCTTCGACCTCCCCTTCCTGTTCCCCACTCCGGACGTGGCCGACCAGGTATTGGATGGCGAAATCGGCCAACAGATGCTGGATGAAGCCTCGACCAATGGGCTTGTGGCGATCGGCTGGGCCGAGAACGGCTACCGTCAGCTGACCAACAGCCGCCATGAGGTGACAGCACCGGAGGATCTCGAGGGTCTCAAGATCCGCACCATGCAGAACCCCATCCACCTGGATATCTGGCGCACCCTTGGGGCCAACCCGACGCCGATGTCCTTCGCGGAGCTCTTCACCGCCTTGGAACAGGGCGTGGTCGATGGCCAGGAAAATCCGTGGATCACCATCCAGTCCTCGCGCTTCAACGAGGTTCAGGATTACGCCACTGAAACCAACCACGTCTACACCCCGTTCATTACGCTGGTCTCGGAGCGCTTCTGGTCTCGCCTGCCGGCTGACTACCAGCAGCTGCTGCGCGATGCGGCCAAGCAGATGGGCGAATACGAGCGCCACGTTGGTCGCAGCATGAACGACCAGATCAAGCAGGATCTCGCCGACTCCGGCATGGAGATCACCGAGCTGTCTCCGGAACAGGTAAAAGCCTTCCAAGAGAAGGTCGCACCGGTCTACGACAACTGGCGTGACCAGATCGGCGGCGAGCTGATTGACCAAGTCCGCGCTGCCTCGCAGTAA
- a CDS encoding TRAP transporter small permease: MNVSTPSTSRRMLTLLKTSLEVAVGLLVVGVVFCVVANVFGRFVLNYSYAWAEELSRVLFIWLVLLGAGLGSIDREHVAVSFFKDKAPAPLKKLFSLLSIAIIYVVCVCILMGFWDQVSGFTSATPMLKIPGTVLYSAMPVMAVLTLIANSLALYHLLRGQPQ, translated from the coding sequence ATGAACGTATCTACCCCCTCGACGTCCCGCCGCATGCTCACCTTGCTCAAGACCAGCCTGGAGGTCGCCGTCGGCCTGCTGGTGGTAGGTGTGGTGTTCTGTGTAGTGGCCAACGTCTTCGGCCGCTTCGTGCTCAATTACTCCTACGCATGGGCCGAAGAGCTCTCCCGCGTGCTGTTCATTTGGCTAGTCCTGCTGGGCGCCGGCCTCGGCAGCATCGACCGGGAGCACGTCGCCGTCAGCTTCTTCAAGGACAAGGCTCCGGCCCCGCTCAAGAAGCTGTTCTCGCTGCTGTCGATCGCCATCATCTATGTCGTCTGCGTGTGCATCCTGATGGGTTTCTGGGATCAGGTTTCCGGCTTCACTAGCGCCACGCCGATGCTAAAAATCCCCGGGACCGTGCTCTACAGCGCCATGCCCGTGATGGCAGTGCTCACGCTGATCGCCAATAGCCTGGCGCTCTATCATCTGCTCAGGGGGCAGCCGCAATGA
- a CDS encoding TRAP transporter large permease, whose amino-acid sequence MILWSILIGLAICIVIGLPISFGLAAISLFIFVYADYSLSPIVAQAVNGLNSFPLLAIPLFILVGEVMSQGGIAKRLVRLASALVGFISGGLGQVAVLTSMFFGGISGSAVADASAVGSMMIEPMKQHRYSASMATAIVVAASVVGIIIPPSIPMILFGVVTNTSISALFMAGILPGILITLGLAITTFFQAKKTGKAQPFDIRELWLALKDALLALLLPVIIVGGILSGVFTPTESAAIALIYAIAVSMFVYRSLTLRLFFTLCIATGRLTGVVMLLLAFASVLAWLLTANMIPQQLVVSLSAITDNRLLLLLLLSFFLLVVGFFMDLTPAMVILAPLMTPVVVKLGIDPVYFGVLMSFILGLGLITPPVGTVLYVGCGVGRVGMEELVKSLLPFYLTLLLLLAAFLLFPGLILWHQ is encoded by the coding sequence ATGATTCTGTGGAGTATCCTCATCGGCTTGGCGATCTGCATCGTCATAGGCCTACCCATTTCGTTCGGGCTGGCAGCGATCAGCCTGTTCATCTTTGTATACGCCGACTACTCGCTGTCACCGATCGTCGCTCAGGCGGTCAACGGCCTGAATTCCTTCCCGCTGCTAGCGATTCCGCTGTTCATCCTGGTAGGCGAAGTGATGAGCCAAGGGGGCATCGCTAAGCGCCTGGTGAGACTGGCCAGCGCCTTGGTCGGCTTCATCTCTGGCGGTTTAGGCCAGGTGGCGGTTCTGACCTCGATGTTCTTCGGCGGCATCAGCGGCTCGGCGGTTGCCGATGCCTCCGCCGTAGGCAGCATGATGATCGAGCCAATGAAGCAGCATCGCTACAGCGCCTCAATGGCCACAGCCATCGTGGTTGCGGCCTCGGTGGTAGGCATCATCATTCCGCCATCGATTCCGATGATTCTATTCGGCGTGGTGACCAATACGTCGATATCGGCCCTGTTCATGGCCGGCATTCTGCCCGGCATCCTGATCACCCTGGGGCTGGCGATCACCACCTTCTTCCAGGCCAAGAAGACCGGCAAGGCACAGCCCTTCGATATCCGCGAGCTTTGGCTGGCGCTCAAGGACGCCCTGCTGGCACTTCTGCTGCCGGTGATCATCGTGGGGGGAATTCTCTCCGGCGTATTCACGCCCACCGAAAGTGCCGCCATCGCGCTGATCTATGCCATAGCCGTGTCGATGTTCGTCTATCGCAGCCTCACCCTGCGACTTTTTTTCACACTGTGCATCGCTACCGGCCGACTGACGGGCGTCGTCATGCTACTTCTGGCCTTCGCCAGTGTGCTGGCCTGGTTGCTGACCGCCAACATGATCCCGCAGCAACTGGTCGTTAGCCTCTCGGCGATCACAGATAACCGGCTGCTGCTGCTCCTGCTCCTGTCGTTTTTCCTCCTTGTGGTGGGCTTTTTCATGGACCTCACGCCGGCCATGGTGATCCTGGCGCCACTGATGACGCCGGTCGTGGTCAAGCTCGGCATCGACCCCGTTTATTTCGGCGTGCTGATGTCGTTCATTCTCGGTCTAGGGCTTATCACCCCACCCGTTGGCACCGTGCTCTACGTCGGCTGTGGTGTCGGTCGGGTCGGCATGGAGGAATTGGTCAAGAGCCTGCTGCCCTTCTATCTGACCCTTCTGCTGCTGTTGGCGGCATTCCTGCTCTTTCCCGGCCTGATCCTCTGGCATCAATGA
- a CDS encoding FAD-binding oxidoreductase, which produces MNIGQKALRAFLTELLGESGVISETADTSRYTTDWSGERLGEPLLVSRPRSPEEVAAIVSFCHRHQVPMVAQGGHTGLVGGALPDAERPELVISLERLNRIRDIDPLNFTLSVDSGCVLQTIKDAAAESNCDFPLSLGAQGSCQIGGNIATNAGGLNVLRFGMMRQLVLGLEVVLPDGRIWNGMHALHKDNRGYDLKQLFIGAEGTLGIVTGAMLKLFPKPETTRTALVAVPDVPAALALYAQARRSCCDLLCAFELIPRACLELAFEAAPSLSDPLESAYPVYVLLEVAASGPVDLDAMIEHLFENGMQDGQVLDGVLAANDTQANRLWQIREYMVEGQQHRGEHLRTDISLPISSLSEFYDEASRAMIARSPNTEIIAYGHIGDGNLHFNLLPPPDLDLAAKQALLHELEGELFAIVERYQGSISAEHGIGRVKQTPFLAGLSDLELELISGLKTLFDPDDLMAAGRILPRRA; this is translated from the coding sequence ATGAACATTGGCCAGAAAGCGCTAAGAGCCTTCTTGACCGAGTTACTGGGCGAGAGCGGCGTCATCAGCGAAACAGCAGACACCTCTCGCTACACCACCGATTGGAGCGGCGAGCGTCTCGGCGAGCCACTGCTCGTCTCCCGTCCGCGTAGCCCGGAGGAAGTTGCAGCAATCGTCAGTTTTTGTCATCGCCACCAAGTACCGATGGTCGCCCAGGGCGGCCATACCGGGCTGGTCGGTGGCGCACTACCCGATGCCGAACGCCCGGAACTGGTGATTAGCCTCGAGCGATTAAACCGGATCAGAGACATCGATCCCCTCAACTTCACGCTGAGCGTAGACAGCGGCTGCGTGCTCCAGACCATCAAGGACGCTGCCGCAGAGAGCAACTGCGACTTCCCGCTGAGCCTAGGTGCGCAGGGAAGCTGTCAGATCGGCGGCAATATCGCCACCAATGCAGGCGGACTCAACGTGCTGCGTTTCGGCATGATGCGTCAGCTAGTGCTGGGTCTTGAGGTGGTGTTACCTGACGGGCGAATCTGGAACGGCATGCATGCCCTGCACAAGGACAACCGCGGTTACGACCTCAAACAGCTGTTCATCGGCGCCGAGGGCACACTGGGTATCGTGACCGGCGCGATGCTGAAGCTATTCCCCAAACCCGAGACCACTCGCACTGCGCTGGTCGCCGTCCCCGACGTTCCCGCTGCGCTGGCGCTCTATGCTCAAGCACGTCGCAGTTGCTGCGACCTGCTCTGCGCGTTCGAGCTTATCCCTCGTGCCTGTCTGGAGCTCGCCTTTGAGGCGGCTCCTTCTTTATCCGATCCGCTGGAGAGCGCTTACCCGGTCTATGTGCTGCTCGAAGTCGCCGCCAGCGGCCCGGTCGATCTCGATGCCATGATCGAACACCTCTTCGAGAATGGCATGCAGGACGGTCAGGTGCTCGATGGCGTTCTGGCCGCTAACGACACCCAGGCCAACCGCCTCTGGCAGATTCGTGAATACATGGTCGAGGGCCAGCAGCACCGCGGCGAACACCTTCGTACCGATATCTCACTGCCGATCTCATCGCTCAGCGAATTCTACGACGAGGCCAGCCGAGCCATGATCGCTCGCTCGCCGAACACCGAAATCATCGCCTATGGCCATATCGGTGACGGCAACCTGCACTTCAATTTGCTCCCTCCTCCCGACTTGGACCTCGCCGCCAAGCAGGCCCTGCTTCACGAGCTCGAAGGTGAGTTGTTCGCTATTGTCGAGCGCTACCAGGGCAGCATTAGCGCTGAACACGGCATTGGCCGCGTCAAACAGACACCGTTTCTGGCCGGTCTCAGCGATCTCGAACTCGAGTTAATCAGCGGCCTCAAGACCCTTTTCGATCCCGACGACCTGATGGCCGCCGGACGAATTCTGCCCCGCCGGGCATAA